The Sesamum indicum cultivar Zhongzhi No. 13 linkage group LG2, S_indicum_v1.0, whole genome shotgun sequence genome contains a region encoding:
- the LOC110011582 gene encoding uncharacterized protein LOC110011582 yields MILYGDNLDLELYIQGHRGGLHVYEVLRNLWIDLEQGYGECNGPQLYQIQRQIYSMTQGHLPLSSYFTNMKRLWDKMAELKPTPQCTCSGCTCGAWKAVKDLAAFTQLMQFLMGLNDVFEIVLHQLLVMEPVPSINKAYSII; encoded by the exons ATGATATTG TATGGTGACAACTTGGATCTTGAACTCTATATCCAAGGACATCGTGGAGGCCTTCATGTATATGAAGTCCTCCGAAACCTCTGGATCGACCTTGAGCAAGGCTATGGAGAATGCAACGGGCCTCAGTTATACCAAATTCAGAGACAAATCTATTCAATGACACAGGGTCATCTTCCTCTGTCATCCTATTTTACGAATATGAAGAGATTGTGGGACAAAATGGCAGAACTAAAGCCAACACCCCAGTGCACGTGCAGCGGGTGTACCTGTGGGGCATGGAAGGCAGTGAAGGACTTAGCTGCTTTCACGCAACTGATGCAATTTCTGATGGGGCTCAATGATGTTTTTGAGATTGTACTCCATCAATTGCTGGTCATGGAGCCGGTTCCTTCCATTAACAAGGCCTACTCTATCATATAG
- the LOC105155636 gene encoding uncharacterized protein LOC105155636 produces the protein MLDRHLSSQQHTLRRLQLRTYPQPVHQPPKPISVPPTAAAPLTFPASVCSIHRSFRPPMGRPKAVSDALHIKNKPILKRRSRRKQLTTAFKKVFNYMKSDTYMFAPLAYPQPRHTSSSVSFDGEVVSFEPIKGKEKELVKDVEEYLRCDCYMYSPLFLDSDSRIVGVGGRRKGDIGTTVCDEIEPAVEERRRQDQDSTNSLGETDDTYNPVRRIAVRHIMLRKENLKHVVKRNCRPSSSAGKVPSQKDSRKITVE, from the exons ATGCTGGACCGCCACTTGTCTTCCCAACAGCACACGTTGCGCCGTCTGCAGCTTCGCACGTACCCACAACCTGTCCACCAACCGCCCAAACCTATCTCGGTTCCTCCCACTGCCGCTGCTCCTCTCACTTTTCCTGCGTCGGTTTGCTCAATCCATCGATCGTTTCGTCCACCAATGGGGAGACCAAAAGCCGTCTCCGACGCACTCCACATCAAGAACAAGCCCATACTCAAACGTCGCAGCAGAAGGAAACAACTGACGACAGCGTTCAAGAAAGTCTTCAACTACATGAAATCAGACACCTACATGTTTGCGCCTCTCGCTTATCCTCAACCTCGTCACACCTCTTCATCTGTTTCTTTTG ATGGTGAAGTGGTATCATTTGAACCCATCAAGGGGAAGGAGAAGGAATTGGTGAAGGATGTTGAGGAATATTTGAGATGTGATTGCTACATGTATTCTCCATTGTTTCTGGATTCTGATTCTCGTATTGTCG GGGTTGGCGGTAGAAGAAAGGGAGACATTGGAACTACTGTCTGTGATGAAATTGAACCGGCAGTGGAGGAAAGAAGAAGACAAGATCAAGACAGCACGAACAGCTTGGGAGAGACTGACGATACCTATAATCCTGTGAGGCGAATTGCTGTTAGACACATCATGCTTCGAAAGGAAAATTTGAAGCATGTGGTTAAACGTAACTGTCGCCCTTCGTCTTCGGCAG GAAAGGTGCCATCACAGAAAGACTCCCGTAAAATCACGGTGGAGTAA